Sequence from the Besnoitia besnoiti strain Bb-Ger1 chromosome Unknown contig00014, whole genome shotgun sequence genome:
ACCAATCTTCAAACCGCGAGCTGTTTCTGAAGAGAAATCAGACTCACCAATGCGGGCCCCGTCTACTCGCCTGCGTTTCGTGAGCAGGGCTGTGCTAGTGTAGACGGAGGGAGGAAGTTCGATCTAGGGCATCAATGAGAGACACGCTCGCCAAGTTGGCAGAGGCAACACGCAGACCTGCGTAGCGacgcgctttcttctcgctaCACCCCGTTGCACGCAGATTCTTTCATACATATGAACACACGCTGCACAGACGTACTCGCACTCCCTCGCAGTTAACCGCATATACGCTCATTCATCCTGGGCGGCCTTACTGGGCGACGCCAGCCGCCGACCACCTCGTGCGTGTGCGACCGGCTCGAGGGCCTCAAGCCTTGCATCTACTTGGGGGCAGTTCACGATCTCCTCACAACGCGGGCTCAATAAGTACGCACGTACGTGAGTACAGACGCGTTGGTATATATACGACGAcctagagagagagaaaagccgaTTCTCCGTTTAGGGCGAGCAGGCCGCCCGAATGGCGACTTGCCTGTCAGGCCCCCGCTCCTACACAACCTGCCCGAGCTCGCCCCCGAGGCGTGGTAGGAGCGGCGGGCTCCCGCGCGCTGGAGGTCATCGCGGATCGTGCGGAGGATCAGAtgtgtctcctctttttAGCGGCTGCCGGCCCTGACAGCAACTGCGCCTTGGAGACTGTGTTTTGTCACCTGGTGCTGTGCTAgccggcgctggagcgcccgAGGACGCAGTGAAACTCACCGCGTGAGTAGACTGGGCTGTGTGGCGCGGCCTCACCGTCCCTGCCGGCGGCTGAAGGGCGCGGTCCCCTGCCGTGTAGGCAATGCCTCAGCACCCGGAGGTGTCTGGCGAGGCAGTCCGTGAGCGTCAGCCCCCTCATGTCAGGGCTCATCCACGAACCCAGACATGGAGCGAGGGGGGGAGTGCTGCGCGAATGGCGCTGAGCTGGGCTTTGCCGGCAAAGACAGCTGCCTTGCTTTCCCTGTGGGGGCACACTCGCTCGCGAAGAGGGCCTCCCGCAGGAGGCTTTTGGAAGAGAAAGCAGCCCTCCTGCCCTTTGCAGGAGGGGAGGGCGAAGGTGGCCTTTCGCGAGGAATCCTCGAGTTAGTGCTTAGCATGGACACAGCAGTTACGTTCTAAGAGTCCCGCGCGGCGAATGCGCCACGCGTAAAGGGAAAAAGGTTAAACTGTGCAACAAAAACGCCACGTTGGCGGCAGAAGCCGAACCCTATACAGATGCGGCTAGGCAGGAACCGCGTTGGCGACTTCCGCTTTTCGCGCACGTCGCTTCCTCCGTTCCTCCTTGAAGGCCTTTGTGTACTCTTCGTGCTGGTCTGCCTTCTCGTCGAAGCCTACTTCATTCAGGAACAGCAGCGATTTCTGTATGACCTTGCTGTAGCTACTCAGTTCCTTCAAGACGTTGTGCTCATTTATCGACGAGAGCTCCTGGAGCCGGGTGTTGATAAGCGCCTCGATCCGGTGAACCGCTCTGACTGATTTAGGCTCCTGCAGCCCAGAAAACACCACGCGACCAAAAACGTGAACTCGCTCTGATTCATCCTGCTGTGAACGGCCTCCTCCTGAGCCCGCTGAGGCCTGCCTGCCAGCTTCAAGCGTTGATACCACACCGACCTCCACACACGCTGCTCGTGGGCAATCTCACATCCGGTCGCAGCTCACCAGACCCGTTGCAGACCTGCTCCTgagcagatgcagcagcagcgaggacgccTGGCGCCCCGGACTAAGTCACAGCCCGGAAGACGGCAAAGAGCCTGGAAAGTCCTTCAACGGCTCACCAACGCGCCAGTCCGCATTCGCACAACAAAGGGCCGtacgcgtcttcttcgcatTTCAAGTCAAGCCGAACGGAGGGGCGCGGAAGTAAACGTAAGCAGACTCCGAATCCACTTCGTCACCCCCGTGTTACACAGCCTGCTAGATTCTCCTCATCTACTGCCTCCATCTCTGCGCAAGACTAcgctcgctcgcgcacaAAACTTACCACGAAGGTCAGGGCGACGCCCTTCCGGCCCGCGCGGGCTGTGCGCCCGGTTCGGTGGACGTAGTCCTGGGCCTTTCCAGGCACCTGCATGTTGATGACGAACTCGACGCGCGGCAGATCGAgcccgcggccggcgacgtCTGTGCAGacgagcaggcgcgccgttTCGCTTCGGAACTTCTCCAAGCACGCGACGCGTTTCCGTTGCTCCATGAGGGAGTGgagcggcgtcgcggacTGCTTGAGGATCTCGAGGGCGGTGCAGAGCTGCTGTGTCTGGCGCACCGAGCCCGCGAAAATGATGCCGCGGTCGGAGGAGAAGGGTGGCGTGTGTTCGAGGAGATAGAGCAGATAGaccggctgcatgcgcgccggcACAAAGAGGTAAAAATGCGAGAGGTTCGGGATCGCCGGCTGCTTGCTGGGGTGGGCGTCGACGAGCGGCATCGCGTCGTCCCCAAaccggcgctgcagcgccagcagcgccgggcTGACCGTCGCGGAAAACAGCAGCGTCTGACGGCCCTGGGAGGAGGTCGGCACGCACGCGAGGATCGTTTTGAGGTCATCCTCGAACTCGTCAGACAGCAGGCGATCGGCCTCATCCAGCACTAGGACGTCGACCGCGGAGAGCCGCTTCTTCATTCTTTCGGGGTCGTTCTGCACATGGTCAGACAAACGCCCCGGCGTCGCCACCACGATGTGCGGGCACTGGTTCAGCAGCTTCCCCTCCTCCACGAGGTCGCGTCCGCCGAgaagcagacacacgcgcacgccCAGCTGTACGCCGTAGATGCGGAACTGGTCAAGAACCTGCGCAGCGGCCCACAAGAAAAACAGACATGCGACATGCCACGTGTCAAAAACCGACTAACCCCGCCCCAGACGCGACGCGAATCCCCTCTCGCACCCGACGAAGGCAGCCACCTTGCCCCCTACCCTACCCCCCACCCCGCGCTAGAGAGTCTACAGGGAGGCAAGTGCTCGCTTGTTCAACACACAACCCAAAAACCCCCGAAGAATCCGCCAGatcgcgctctcgccgccggtGCGGACTAAGGCGGGCGGCAGCCAAACAGCTCGCGTGGCGAGCCCCGGGGCTTGCGGATATCTCGAGAGGCCTTGAaaacggcggctgcggagcaGGTCTGCGCTCTCTAGCGCGAGTGCTAAACGGCCCTTCCAGAAGCGCGCTACGAGTCACGGTGCGGCGCCACGTGaaagcgcagacgcgcgcatgcagaagggTAGGACGGAGGCGTTCTCGCGAGGGCGACCAGCCCGcccagcgcgggcgcggcctccgcgcgcccgccgatCGCCTCCGCTGGCACGCCGCCTCAACCGGCGCACGAGCTCCTCTTCAAAGCTGCGTAGAGCCGCGCGAAGTTCGGTCCATGCGTCGCAAGCCCTCGCGCACCTGAATCGCCAGCTCTCTCGCAGGCAGCAACACAAGGCCCATGAAGGCGTGCCCATCGCCGCGCCCGATGCGCT
This genomic interval carries:
- a CDS encoding DEAD/DEAH box helicase domain-containing protein (encoded by transcript BESB_026350) — encoded protein: MNRYKRPLVNLLQHAKDKMARASRLLPAKAKASGKEEDVLLAAHPSFPEKSVQKNAGKNTRVAKAHLAASRRPAASIGGSGAPTKGSKASRARRDARGAPAAAIEEGEGDEEEEDEEDQVEEEDREEGGDCEGKREGEDDDEEEEDGHDEDGDDGDDDTDDDKDGDDEDVDTDDDEDDEEDEDGDEYDSGEDEEEEEKEGEDAEASDGEVSGRARGGGKALLSSASQSFSGTRKRKRTRDGADDEEGSSEASAGSESEAASSANAPASTMDADVPSFAALGVPLALIRTAASLHIHRPSPIQVLALPHALRGKNVCGLAPTGSGKTLGYCWPLLQRIGRGDGHAFMGLVLLPARELAIQVLDQFRIYGVQLGVRVCLLLGGRDLVEEGKLLNQCPHIVVATPGRLSDHVQNDPERMKKRLSAVDVLVLDEADRLLSDEFEDDLKTILACVPTSSQGRQTLLFSATVSPALLALQRRFGDDAMPLVDAHPSKQPAIPNLSHFYLFVPARMQPVYLLYLLEHTPPFSSDRGIIFAGSVRQTQQLCTALEILKQSATPLHSLMEQRKRVACLEKFRSETARLLVCTDVAGRGLDLPRVEFVINMQVPGKAQDYVHRTGRTARAGRKGVALTFVEPKSVRAVHRIEALINTRLQELSSINEHNVLKELSSYSKVIQKSLLFLNEVGFDEKADQHEEYTKAFKEERRKRRARKAEVANAVPA